The proteins below come from a single Geobacillus thermoleovorans genomic window:
- a CDS encoding DUF350 domain-containing protein: MASFWEHDMVKTAANFSVAVLCIVVFLAVFELVTKYKNWEEIRKGNVAVAMATGGKIFGIANIFRYALARHESLPSMIGWGLYGFLLLLAAYFIYEFLTPKFNIDDEIANDNRAVGLISMVISVGLSFVIGEGIQ, encoded by the coding sequence ATGGCGTCGTTTTGGGAGCACGACATGGTGAAAACGGCGGCCAATTTCAGCGTCGCCGTGTTGTGCATCGTCGTCTTTTTAGCCGTATTTGAATTGGTGACGAAGTACAAAAACTGGGAAGAGATTCGCAAAGGCAATGTGGCGGTGGCGATGGCAACCGGCGGGAAAATTTTCGGCATCGCCAACATTTTTCGCTATGCGCTCGCCCGCCATGAGTCGCTGCCGTCGATGATTGGCTGGGGGCTGTACGGGTTTTTGCTTCTGCTCGCCGCGTACTTTATTTACGAATTTTTGACGCCGAAATTCAATATTGATGACGAAATTGCCAATGACAACCGGGCCGTCGGCTTGATTTCCATGGTGATTTCCGTCGGCTTGTCGTTTGTCATCGGCGAAGGCATTCAGTAA
- a CDS encoding endonuclease MutS2: MQPKVLHTLEFDKVKEQLAEHASSPLGLEKIDALMPSSDLEEVAAWLDETDEAAAVLRLAGYVPLDGVVDIRPHLKRAAIGGTLSPQELLEVAATSAASRQMKRLIAGLYDEHGGLERLFRYADTLAEAPELEHDVRRSIDDHGEVLDAASDRLRSLRGQIRSVEARIREKLESIIRSPSAQKRLSDAIITIRNDRYVIPVKQEYRGAYGGIVHDQSASGATLFIEPQAVVELNNALREARAKEKQEIERILRELSAKVAEQAEPLARTVEALAALDFAFAKAKYARRLQAAKPAVNSRGYLRFLQARHPLLDQEKAVPNDIELGGDYTTIVITGPNTGGKTVTLKTIGLLTLMAQAGLFIPAADGSEAAVFRSVFADIGDEQSIEQSLSTFSSHMVNIVDILRHVDGESLVLFDELGAGTDPQEGAALAIAILDEVHGRGARTVATTHYPELKAYGYNRPGVVNASVEFDTETLRPTYKLLIGIPGRSNAFDISRRLGLDERIIERAKAQVSAESHNVENMIASLERSKKQAEEDEARARAALEEAERLRAEWEQKWEELEEEKAERLAEATQKAADIIRAAEREAERIIHELRRLQKEKQAEVKEHELVEAKQRLAAAMPKVEKRKKAKKAASRHVFQPGDEVKVTSLNQKGYLIEKVSDDEWQVQLGILKMKIHERDLEYIGSAPAKDVTPIATVKGKDAHVSLELDLRGERYEDALIRLEKYLDDAVLAGYARVSIIHGKGTGALRQGVQQFLKQHRAVKSFRFGEANEGGTGVTIVELK; this comes from the coding sequence GTGCAACCAAAAGTGCTTCACACCTTGGAGTTTGATAAAGTGAAAGAGCAGTTGGCTGAGCATGCGTCCTCGCCGCTCGGTTTGGAAAAAATCGACGCTCTCATGCCGTCTTCTGACTTGGAGGAGGTGGCCGCCTGGCTTGACGAAACGGATGAAGCCGCCGCTGTTTTGCGGCTTGCTGGCTATGTGCCGCTTGACGGAGTAGTCGACATCCGTCCGCATCTCAAGCGGGCGGCGATCGGCGGCACGCTCAGCCCGCAAGAGCTGCTTGAAGTGGCGGCCACCTCGGCCGCAAGCCGGCAAATGAAGCGGCTGATCGCGGGTCTCTATGACGAGCATGGCGGACTTGAGCGGCTTTTCCGTTATGCGGACACATTGGCTGAAGCGCCGGAACTCGAGCATGACGTTCGCCGCTCGATCGATGACCATGGCGAAGTGCTGGATGCCGCAAGCGACCGCCTCCGCTCGCTGCGCGGGCAAATTCGGTCAGTGGAAGCGCGCATCCGCGAGAAACTTGAGAGCATCATCCGCTCGCCGTCGGCGCAAAAACGGCTGTCGGACGCCATCATTACGATCCGCAATGACCGATATGTCATCCCGGTGAAACAAGAGTATCGCGGCGCCTACGGCGGCATCGTCCACGACCAGTCGGCGTCCGGGGCGACGCTGTTTATTGAACCGCAGGCGGTCGTCGAGTTGAACAATGCGCTCCGCGAAGCGCGGGCGAAAGAAAAGCAAGAAATCGAACGCATTTTGCGCGAGCTTTCGGCAAAAGTCGCTGAGCAGGCCGAGCCGCTTGCGCGGACGGTCGAAGCGCTCGCGGCGCTTGATTTTGCGTTCGCCAAGGCGAAATACGCCCGCCGGTTGCAAGCCGCGAAGCCAGCGGTCAATAGCCGAGGCTATCTTCGTTTTTTGCAGGCACGCCATCCGCTGCTGGATCAAGAAAAGGCGGTGCCCAATGATATTGAATTGGGCGGCGACTATACGACGATCGTCATCACCGGGCCGAACACCGGCGGAAAAACGGTGACGTTAAAAACGATCGGCTTGTTGACGCTCATGGCGCAAGCGGGGCTGTTCATCCCGGCGGCCGACGGATCGGAAGCGGCGGTGTTCCGTTCCGTTTTCGCCGATATCGGCGATGAGCAGTCGATCGAACAAAGCTTGAGCACGTTCTCGTCCCATATGGTCAATATCGTTGACATTTTGCGCCATGTCGATGGTGAAAGCCTTGTGCTGTTTGACGAGCTTGGGGCTGGCACCGACCCGCAGGAAGGGGCGGCGCTCGCCATCGCCATCTTGGATGAAGTGCACGGGCGCGGGGCGCGAACGGTGGCGACGACGCATTATCCCGAATTGAAAGCGTACGGCTACAACCGCCCCGGCGTCGTGAATGCCAGCGTCGAGTTTGACACCGAAACGCTCCGCCCGACGTATAAACTGTTGATCGGCATCCCCGGCCGCAGCAACGCCTTTGATATTTCGCGCCGCCTTGGGCTTGATGAACGCATCATCGAGCGGGCGAAAGCGCAAGTGAGCGCCGAAAGCCATAACGTCGAAAACATGATCGCGTCGCTTGAACGAAGCAAAAAGCAAGCGGAGGAAGATGAAGCGCGGGCGCGCGCGGCGCTGGAGGAGGCTGAGCGGCTGCGCGCCGAATGGGAACAAAAATGGGAAGAGCTCGAAGAAGAAAAAGCGGAGCGGCTGGCGGAAGCAACGCAAAAAGCAGCCGACATCATCCGCGCCGCGGAACGCGAAGCCGAGCGGATCATCCACGAGCTGCGCCGCTTGCAAAAAGAAAAGCAGGCGGAAGTGAAAGAGCATGAGCTCGTCGAGGCGAAACAGCGGCTCGCTGCCGCTATGCCGAAAGTGGAGAAGCGGAAAAAGGCGAAAAAGGCTGCTTCACGCCATGTGTTCCAGCCGGGTGATGAAGTGAAGGTGACGAGCCTCAACCAAAAAGGCTACTTGATCGAAAAAGTGTCGGACGACGAATGGCAAGTGCAGCTCGGCATTTTGAAAATGAAAATTCATGAGCGTGATTTGGAGTATATCGGCAGCGCGCCGGCGAAAGATGTGACGCCGATTGCGACGGTGAAAGGCAAGGACGCCCATGTTAGCCTCGAGCTTGACTTGCGCGGCGAACGGTACGAAGATGCTCTCATTCGCCTTGAGAAATACTTGGATGATGCCGTGCTCGCCGGATATGCGCGCGTTTCGATCATCCACGGCAAAGGGACGGGCGCGCTCCGCCAAGGAGTGCAGCAGTTTTTAAAACAACACCGGGCGGTGAAAAGCTTCCGGTTCGGAGAGGCGAATGAAGGCGGCACCGGGGTGACGATCGTTGAACTGAAATGA
- the polX gene encoding DNA polymerase/3'-5' exonuclease PolX, which translates to MDINKKDVIRLLETIALYLEIKGENPFKVNAFRKAASALEADERSLAEISDFTAIPGIGKSTAAIITEFIKSGSSSVLNELKRDVPETLLALLKLPGLGGKKIAKLHQELGIVDMDGLKEACLAGKVRALAGFGAKTEEKLLAAIEKAGKRPERLPLARVLAIAADIERQLACLDGVIRFSRAGSLRRLNETVKDLDYVIATDRPAEVRDGLLGFERIREVLAAGETKVSLLFQYDDEIAADFRLVGEDEFATALHHFTGSKDHNVRMRQLAKERGEKISEYGVEDQATGKVKTFPDESAFYAHFGLPYIPPELREDGTEVDRYSSDDPLVHFDDIQGDLHMHSAWSDGACSLEELAEACRRRGYRYIAITDHSHYLKVANGLTPDRLRRQREEIERLNARYSDFTILAGIEMDILPDGTLDYDDDVLKELDFVIAAIHSAFKQPRETIMKRLEAALRHPYVDVIAHPTGRLIGQRDGYDVDIERLIELAAETNTVLELNANPNRLDLSAAYVKKAQEAGVYIAINTDAHHLDMLEDMAIGVATARKGWIHKETVINTWPLEKLQQFLHDKRKK; encoded by the coding sequence ATGGACATAAACAAAAAAGATGTCATCCGCCTGTTGGAAACGATTGCGTTATATTTGGAAATCAAAGGGGAGAATCCGTTTAAAGTGAACGCATTCCGCAAGGCGGCAAGCGCGTTGGAGGCGGATGAGAGGAGCCTCGCGGAAATTAGCGACTTTACCGCCATCCCTGGCATCGGCAAAAGCACAGCGGCGATCATCACCGAATTTATCAAGAGCGGCTCGTCGTCGGTGCTGAATGAACTAAAACGCGATGTTCCGGAGACGCTGCTCGCCTTGCTCAAACTGCCGGGGCTTGGCGGCAAAAAAATCGCCAAGCTGCATCAGGAGCTTGGCATTGTCGATATGGACGGATTGAAAGAAGCGTGCTTGGCTGGAAAAGTGCGCGCGCTTGCCGGTTTTGGCGCGAAAACGGAAGAAAAGCTGCTTGCGGCCATTGAAAAGGCAGGCAAACGCCCCGAGCGGCTGCCGCTCGCCCGGGTGCTCGCGATCGCGGCGGACATTGAACGCCAGCTCGCTTGTCTTGATGGCGTGATTCGCTTCTCGCGGGCCGGCAGCTTGCGGCGCTTGAACGAAACGGTGAAAGATTTGGATTATGTCATCGCTACCGATCGTCCGGCCGAGGTGCGCGACGGGCTGCTCGGCTTTGAGCGCATCCGCGAAGTGCTCGCCGCTGGGGAGACGAAAGTGTCGCTTCTTTTTCAGTATGATGATGAAATTGCGGCTGATTTCCGTCTCGTCGGCGAGGACGAGTTTGCGACCGCGCTTCACCATTTTACCGGATCGAAGGACCATAATGTGCGCATGCGCCAGCTCGCCAAAGAGCGCGGGGAGAAAATCAGCGAATATGGCGTGGAAGACCAAGCGACAGGCAAGGTGAAAACGTTCCCCGATGAATCGGCGTTTTACGCCCATTTCGGGCTGCCGTACATTCCGCCGGAGCTGCGTGAAGATGGCACGGAAGTCGATCGATATTCTTCTGATGATCCACTTGTCCATTTTGACGATATCCAAGGCGACTTGCATATGCATTCGGCATGGAGCGACGGCGCGTGTTCGCTCGAGGAGCTCGCCGAAGCGTGCCGCCGCCGCGGCTATCGGTATATCGCCATTACCGACCATTCGCACTATTTGAAAGTCGCCAACGGCTTGACCCCGGATCGGTTGCGGCGCCAGCGCGAGGAAATTGAGCGGCTGAACGCGCGCTATTCGGATTTTACGATTTTGGCCGGCATTGAGATGGATATTTTGCCGGACGGGACGCTCGATTACGACGATGACGTGCTCAAGGAGCTTGATTTTGTCATCGCCGCCATTCACTCTGCGTTCAAACAGCCGCGCGAGACGATCATGAAACGGCTTGAGGCGGCGCTTCGCCACCCGTACGTCGATGTCATTGCTCATCCGACCGGAAGGCTGATCGGCCAGCGCGACGGCTATGACGTCGATATCGAGCGGCTCATCGAGCTGGCGGCGGAGACGAACACGGTGCTTGAGTTAAACGCCAACCCAAACCGGCTCGACTTGTCGGCGGCCTACGTGAAAAAAGCCCAGGAAGCGGGGGTGTACATTGCCATCAACACGGACGCCCACCATTTGGACATGCTCGAGGATATGGCGATCGGCGTAGCGACGGCAAGAAAAGGTTGGATCCATAAGGAAACGGTCATCAACACATGGCCGCTTGAAAAGCTGCAACAGTTTTTGCACGACAAACGAAAGAAATGA
- a CDS encoding CvpA family protein has product MIDVVLLFVLLLGAMIGLKRGFILQFIHMAGFFIAFFVAYQYYERFVPTLRLWIPYPTFGDPETMKLLFQSTHLDDAYYRAISFALLFFVVKIVLQIVGSMLDFVAQLPLLRSVNRLAGAALGFAEVYLLVFLFLYIGALVPIDSVQEQLQHSLMATVIVKHTPVLSEMLGNWWIHGRV; this is encoded by the coding sequence ATGATTGATGTCGTGCTGCTGTTTGTCCTGTTGCTGGGGGCGATGATCGGGCTGAAGCGCGGCTTTATTCTCCAATTCATTCATATGGCCGGGTTTTTCATTGCCTTTTTCGTTGCTTATCAGTATTATGAGCGGTTTGTACCGACATTGCGCCTTTGGATTCCATATCCGACGTTCGGCGATCCGGAGACGATGAAGCTGCTGTTTCAGAGCACCCATTTAGACGATGCCTATTATCGGGCGATTTCCTTTGCACTTTTATTTTTTGTGGTGAAAATCGTGCTTCAAATCGTCGGCTCGATGCTCGATTTCGTCGCCCAGCTGCCGCTGTTGCGCAGCGTCAACCGTCTGGCGGGGGCGGCGCTCGGATTTGCGGAAGTGTATTTGCTCGTCTTTTTGTTTTTGTATATCGGGGCGCTCGTGCCGATTGACAGCGTGCAGGAGCAGCTGCAGCATTCGCTCATGGCGACCGTGATTGTGAAACATACGCCGGTGTTGTCGGAGATGCTTGGCAACTGGTGGATTCATGGCCGCGTCTGA
- the zapA gene encoding cell division protein ZapA: MTGQPKTRVSVRIYGQDYTIVGAESPAHIRLVAAFVDDKMHEFSEKNPMLDVPKLAVLTAVNIASEYLKLKEEYNRLREQLKKEKDGERDD; this comes from the coding sequence TTGACAGGACAGCCAAAAACGCGGGTGAGCGTCCGCATCTATGGTCAAGACTACACGATCGTCGGCGCGGAAAGCCCAGCCCATATCCGGCTCGTGGCGGCGTTCGTTGACGATAAAATGCATGAATTCAGTGAGAAAAATCCGATGCTCGATGTGCCGAAACTGGCCGTTTTGACGGCCGTCAATATTGCCAGTGAGTATTTGAAGTTAAAGGAAGAATACAACCGGCTTCGTGAACAGCTGAAGAAGGAGAAGGATGGGGAACGCGATGATTGA
- the rnhC gene encoding ribonuclease HIII, translating to MSNYVIQADQQLLDALRAHYQDALSDRLPAGALFAVKRPDVVITAYRSGKVLFQGKAAEQEAGKWMVKRGADPGKRQERETASPPLEHRLEKLSAIGSDEVGTGDYFGPIVVAAAYVDRSHIAKIAALGVKDSKQLTDEAIHKIAPAIMETAPYAVTVLDNAEYNRWQRSGMPQTKMKALLHNRTLAKLVDAIAPIEPEAIIIDQFLERGSYFRCLADETRIVSDRVHCLPKAESVHVAVAAASIIARYVFLEEMERLSRTVGLLLPKGAGAIVDEAAARIIRERGAEALETCAKLHFANTKKALDIAKHR from the coding sequence TTGTCAAACTATGTGATTCAAGCCGATCAACAGCTGCTTGACGCCTTGCGCGCCCACTACCAAGACGCCTTATCCGACCGGCTTCCGGCCGGAGCGTTGTTTGCCGTCAAGCGCCCGGATGTCGTCATCACCGCCTACCGCTCAGGCAAAGTGCTGTTTCAAGGGAAAGCGGCGGAGCAAGAAGCAGGGAAATGGATGGTGAAGAGGGGGGCTGATCCAGGCAAACGACAGGAGAGAGAGACCGCCTCGCCCCCATTGGAACATAGGCTCGAGAAGCTTTCTGCCATCGGTTCGGATGAAGTCGGCACCGGGGACTATTTCGGCCCGATCGTCGTCGCCGCCGCCTACGTTGATCGGTCGCATATCGCCAAAATCGCGGCGCTTGGCGTGAAAGATTCAAAGCAACTAACGGACGAGGCGATCCACAAAATCGCCCCCGCCATCATGGAAACGGCGCCGTATGCCGTCACTGTGCTTGATAACGCCGAATACAACCGCTGGCAGCGAAGCGGAATGCCGCAGACGAAAATGAAGGCGCTGCTTCACAACCGGACGCTCGCGAAACTTGTTGACGCCATCGCGCCCATCGAACCAGAAGCGATCATCATCGATCAGTTTTTAGAACGCGGCTCGTATTTCCGCTGCCTCGCTGATGAAACGCGCATCGTAAGCGATCGGGTGCATTGCCTGCCAAAAGCAGAAAGCGTGCACGTGGCTGTCGCCGCCGCCTCGATCATCGCCCGCTATGTGTTTTTAGAAGAGATGGAGCGATTATCCCGCACCGTCGGCCTTTTGCTCCCGAAAGGCGCCGGCGCCATCGTTGACGAAGCCGCAGCCCGGATCATCCGCGAGCGAGGAGCTGAAGCACTTGAGACGTGCGCCAAGCTTCATTTTGCCAATACGAAAAAGGCGCTTGACATCGCCAAGCACCGGTAA
- a CDS encoding type 1 glutamine amidotransferase domain-containing protein, with protein MTKRVLMVVTNHTTITDDHKTGLWLEEFAVPYLVFKEKGYDVKVASIQGGDVPLDPRSINEKDPSWAEAEAALKHTARLSKDDAHGFDAIFLPGGHGTMFDFPDNETLQYVLQQFAEDGRIIAAVCHGPSGLVNATYKDGTPIVKGKTITSFTDEEEREVGLDVHMPFLLESTLRLRGANFVRGEKWTDFSVRDGNLITGQNPQSSRSTAEKVVAALEELA; from the coding sequence ATGACGAAACGAGTGCTCATGGTGGTGACGAACCATACGACGATCACCGACGACCATAAAACCGGGCTTTGGCTTGAAGAGTTTGCCGTGCCGTATTTGGTGTTTAAAGAAAAAGGGTATGACGTGAAAGTGGCGAGCATTCAAGGCGGTGATGTGCCGCTTGACCCGCGCAGCATCAATGAAAAAGACCCGTCTTGGGCCGAGGCGGAAGCAGCGCTGAAACATACAGCGCGCTTAAGCAAAGACGATGCACACGGGTTTGACGCCATTTTCCTTCCCGGTGGACACGGGACGATGTTCGATTTTCCCGACAATGAAACGCTGCAATACGTCTTGCAGCAGTTTGCCGAAGACGGCCGGATCATCGCCGCTGTCTGCCACGGTCCGTCAGGGCTGGTGAACGCCACATACAAAGACGGTACGCCGATTGTGAAAGGAAAAACGATCACGTCGTTTACAGACGAAGAAGAACGCGAAGTCGGGCTTGACGTCCATATGCCGTTTTTGTTGGAGTCCACCTTGCGCCTGCGCGGGGCGAATTTCGTCCGCGGCGAGAAGTGGACCGATTTCTCGGTGCGCGACGGCAACTTGATCACTGGGCAAAACCCGCAATCAAGCCGAAGCACGGCGGAGAAAGTCGTCGCCGCGCTGGAAGAACTGGCGTGA
- a CDS encoding MMPL family transporter, whose product MRAMIKGRWFVLAAWIIMAAVLMMTAPNMGELVREKGQLSVPDGYSSSLAAKLIKEANGQENKQNERSAVLVFYQKGGLTADDKKEIERAVNALEKKKEELHVTNIVSPFANRELEKELISKDGTTMLISVSIDPAGRTAKQLTDALYKAVDGVKVEHYFTGGWMIDEDVVTSSQEGVKKTEGITVVFILIVLLAVFRSPVAPLIPLLAVGATYVVSQSVVAFLVDKVNFPLSTFTQTFLVAVLFGIGTDYCILLLSRFKEELAKRGDRVEAIVATYRTAGKTVAASGIAVMIGFAAIGLSTFKLYQSAAAVAVGVAVLLLALVTLVPFFMAVLGEKLFWPVRGKLEHGQSRLWLAAGRFAFARPLLALAIVAVVTVPVLATYDGKLSFDSMEEIGDHYRSVKAFDIIADHFNPGDAMPTQVVLKSKEPLDSEEGLALIEKMSREIEKVDGVASVRSATRPTGEPIQELYVTEQAKQLKSGLGAGKEGIEKIGSGLEAASQKLSSSAPQLKQASSGVGQLVSGTERLEDGLRQLQTGLSQIEQGVRRGAMGAGELKNGLVTLRDNAKKLQEGATQLLDGYKQAEQGLSALSGQYRQIEAGLKAVAAQLAAVQTMLGQVEQSHPELRQDGQYQQAKMTVAALSGQTKQMADGLTQLNGALEQARAGLAKANESFAQLAAGQAAVNGGLDQVIAGLSELEAGLTKAADGQKQAVDKLPQFSRGLEQVNGGQRQLLEHFSALGGQLGQLVNGLDQSASGLQKVANGLGTAETYLADLSSAPEKEMAGWHMPKEARESKDFTQAKDAYMSKDRRIVTFDVILKENPYSTSALGRIDDIRAAAERAVKGTKWEDATIAVGGVTSTYADLQAISNADYRHTAVLMLIGIAIVLAVLLRSLIMPLYLILSLVLTYYTSMAVTELIFVNGLGYAGLNWAVSFFAFVLLLALGIDYSIFLMDRFNEYRGRPVKEAMLSAMGHMGTVIISAAVILGGTFAAMYPSGVLSLLQIATIVLTGLLLYALVVLPLFVPVMVRTFGRANWWPFRQLASETTGLEQQKIS is encoded by the coding sequence ATGAGGGCGATGATCAAAGGAAGATGGTTTGTGCTTGCGGCGTGGATCATCATGGCGGCGGTGCTCATGATGACCGCGCCGAACATGGGCGAGCTTGTCAGGGAAAAAGGGCAGCTGAGCGTGCCGGACGGCTACTCGTCGTCATTGGCGGCAAAATTGATCAAAGAGGCAAACGGCCAGGAAAACAAACAAAATGAACGATCCGCGGTGCTTGTCTTTTACCAAAAAGGCGGGCTGACGGCGGACGATAAAAAAGAGATTGAACGGGCGGTAAACGCGCTCGAAAAGAAAAAAGAGGAACTTCATGTCACGAACATCGTCTCGCCGTTTGCCAACCGGGAGCTGGAAAAAGAACTCATCTCCAAAGATGGAACGACGATGCTCATTTCCGTCAGCATCGACCCGGCCGGGCGGACGGCGAAGCAATTGACCGACGCCCTGTATAAAGCGGTCGATGGCGTCAAGGTCGAGCATTATTTCACCGGCGGCTGGATGATCGATGAAGATGTCGTGACGAGCTCGCAGGAAGGCGTGAAGAAAACGGAAGGGATCACGGTCGTCTTTATTTTAATTGTGTTGCTCGCCGTGTTCCGCTCGCCGGTGGCGCCGCTCATTCCGCTGCTCGCGGTCGGGGCGACGTATGTCGTCTCGCAGTCGGTCGTTGCGTTTTTAGTAGATAAAGTGAATTTCCCGCTGTCGACGTTCACGCAAACGTTTTTAGTCGCGGTGTTGTTTGGCATTGGGACCGACTATTGCATTTTGTTGCTGAGCCGGTTTAAAGAAGAACTGGCGAAACGCGGCGATCGGGTGGAAGCGATCGTCGCCACGTACCGGACGGCTGGGAAAACGGTGGCCGCAAGCGGCATTGCCGTCATGATCGGCTTTGCGGCGATCGGTTTGTCGACGTTTAAGCTGTACCAATCGGCGGCGGCCGTCGCCGTTGGGGTAGCGGTGCTGCTTTTGGCGCTCGTGACGCTTGTGCCGTTTTTCATGGCCGTGCTTGGCGAGAAGCTGTTTTGGCCGGTGCGGGGGAAGCTCGAGCATGGGCAAAGCCGGCTTTGGCTCGCGGCTGGCCGATTTGCGTTCGCCCGTCCGCTTTTGGCGCTGGCGATTGTCGCTGTCGTGACCGTGCCGGTGTTGGCGACGTATGATGGCAAACTGTCGTTTGATTCCATGGAAGAGATCGGCGATCATTATCGTTCCGTCAAAGCGTTTGACATCATTGCCGATCATTTCAATCCGGGAGATGCCATGCCGACGCAGGTGGTATTGAAAAGCAAAGAGCCGCTTGATTCGGAAGAAGGGCTGGCGTTGATTGAGAAAATGAGCCGTGAGATCGAAAAAGTTGATGGCGTGGCGAGCGTCCGCTCGGCGACGCGTCCGACGGGAGAGCCGATTCAGGAGCTGTATGTCACCGAACAGGCGAAACAGCTGAAAAGCGGCCTTGGCGCCGGCAAAGAGGGCATTGAGAAAATCGGCTCCGGCCTTGAGGCGGCAAGCCAAAAGTTGTCCTCGTCCGCTCCGCAGCTGAAGCAGGCGTCATCCGGCGTCGGCCAGCTCGTCTCCGGAACGGAGCGGCTTGAAGACGGCCTGCGCCAGCTGCAAACCGGTCTCAGTCAAATTGAACAAGGGGTGCGCCGGGGAGCAATGGGCGCCGGTGAGCTGAAAAACGGCTTAGTGACGCTTCGCGACAATGCAAAAAAGCTGCAGGAAGGCGCCACGCAGCTGCTTGACGGCTACAAGCAGGCGGAACAAGGACTGTCGGCGCTAAGCGGCCAGTACCGGCAAATCGAAGCGGGATTAAAAGCTGTCGCCGCTCAGCTTGCCGCCGTGCAGACGATGCTCGGGCAAGTCGAACAGTCGCATCCGGAACTCCGTCAAGATGGGCAATACCAACAAGCAAAAATGACGGTTGCCGCCTTGTCCGGCCAGACGAAACAAATGGCGGACGGCCTCACGCAATTGAACGGGGCGCTTGAGCAGGCGCGCGCCGGTTTGGCGAAAGCGAACGAATCGTTCGCCCAACTCGCGGCTGGTCAAGCGGCGGTCAACGGCGGCTTGGATCAAGTCATTGCCGGGCTTAGTGAGCTCGAAGCCGGATTGACGAAAGCGGCCGACGGTCAGAAACAGGCGGTTGATAAATTGCCGCAATTCTCCCGAGGGCTTGAGCAAGTGAACGGCGGCCAGCGCCAATTGCTTGAGCATTTCTCCGCGCTTGGCGGCCAGCTCGGCCAGCTTGTAAATGGCTTGGACCAAAGCGCGTCCGGCCTTCAAAAAGTGGCGAACGGCCTCGGAACGGCGGAAACGTATTTAGCCGATTTGTCATCGGCCCCGGAGAAAGAAATGGCCGGCTGGCACATGCCGAAAGAGGCGCGCGAAAGCAAAGACTTTACGCAGGCGAAAGACGCGTATATGTCGAAAGACCGCCGCATCGTGACGTTCGATGTCATTTTAAAAGAAAATCCGTATTCAACATCGGCGCTCGGCCGCATCGATGACATTCGCGCCGCGGCCGAACGGGCAGTGAAAGGAACGAAGTGGGAAGACGCGACGATCGCTGTCGGCGGCGTCACCAGCACGTACGCCGATTTGCAGGCGATTTCGAACGCCGACTATCGGCATACCGCGGTGCTTATGCTCATTGGCATCGCCATCGTGTTGGCGGTGCTGCTCCGTTCGCTGATCATGCCGCTTTATTTGATCTTGTCGCTCGTGTTGACGTATTACACGTCGATGGCCGTCACCGAGCTCATTTTCGTCAACGGCCTTGGCTATGCCGGCTTGAACTGGGCGGTGTCGTTCTTCGCCTTTGTGCTGCTTTTGGCGCTCGGCATCGACTACAGCATCTTCCTGATGGATCGGTTCAACGAATACCGCGGCCGGCCGGTGAAGGAAGCGATGCTGTCGGCGATGGGCCATATGGGGACGGTCATCATCTCGGCCGCCGTCATTTTGGGCGGAACGTTCGCCGCGATGTATCCGTCCGGCGTCTTGTCGCTTTTGCAAATTGCGACGATTGTGCTGACAGGGCTCCTGCTTTACGCCCTCGTCGTCCTGCCGCTTTTCGTGCCGGTCATGGTCCGCACGTTCGGCCGCGCGAACTGGTGGCCGTTTCGGCAGCTGGCAAGCGAGACAACCGGACTGGAACAACAAAAAATTAGTTAA
- a CDS encoding MarR family winged helix-turn-helix transcriptional regulator: MPGRNIDEWIDRYLSVSFLVMKRGAALVKGSLCEEMTHDQYYLLRYIRRRGACTSTELAAMFGVNKSAVTAMTNRLVDKGWLRRDRDENDRRVIVLSLTEQGEAWVEEMDRSVYRLVEEVIARFPEEEIETFIRTYERLARVLQEVEEAK; this comes from the coding sequence ATGCCGGGACGAAACATCGATGAGTGGATTGACCGCTATTTGTCCGTGTCGTTTCTCGTGATGAAACGCGGAGCGGCGCTTGTCAAAGGCAGTCTTTGCGAAGAGATGACGCACGATCAATATTATTTGCTTCGCTACATCCGCAGGCGGGGGGCGTGCACGTCAACGGAGCTCGCTGCGATGTTTGGCGTGAACAAAAGCGCGGTGACGGCGATGACAAATCGCCTCGTCGACAAAGGCTGGCTACGCCGCGACCGTGACGAGAACGACCGGCGCGTCATCGTCTTATCGCTGACGGAGCAGGGGGAAGCATGGGTAGAGGAAATGGACCGCAGCGTCTATCGGCTCGTCGAAGAAGTGATCGCCCGCTTTCCAGAGGAGGAGATCGAAACGTTCATCCGTACGTATGAACGGTTGGCCCGCGTGCTGCAGGAGGTGGAAGAAGCGAAATGA